The Nostoc sp. PCC 7524 nucleotide sequence CCAAAACAACTCTAACCATAAATTCGGATAGTTTTGCTTCATCTGTGACATGGGATCTCGCAACAAATTTGTTGCATTTAGGGACTTCCAGAAAATAAATTATCCAATTTACGAGAGAGAATATTTTGATTTTTCCCCTGCTCCCTGCCCCCTGCCCCCCTGCTCACCACAGCGATTGTATATTTTTTTAGTTGGAAGTCCCTTAAACAGACAACCTCAACAAGCCCCAAGTATTCTGCTACTTCTTTGAGCAAATTTTTTTCCGCGATCGCAGCTGCCATTAATTGTTCAGGACAGTAAATTCCTACATATCTGGCATTGGGAAGAGACCCTTTTTTGAGTTGAGGAGTAATCACCTTGACATAACAGTGACGTATTACTTCCCAGACGCGGGGGTGAGTATGCTCAATAATTACATTAAATTGTTGGGCTAAATCTTCTTCAGTAATCATTATTGACTCCAATAAATATAAAGCTAAAAACAGTTCTGTTCTCTGATTTCTGCACATCAAGACAGATACTTAACTATGCACAAATAGAGGTGCGGCGTATTCAGATGAATGAAATCATGATTGGCAATCAAAACGAAATTTACCCACCTGTCCACATGGGTTGGTATTTTGCTCAGGGCTAGATTGCTTGTCTATCAAGCATGAAAACCGAAAGTGAGTGAATAAAACTGTATCAATCGTATCATTTTACCAATTTAGTTGGTAAAAATCATAAATAAATTTAGTCCTCTCTTGATTTCTTGTAATACGCCACACGAATAATCAAGGCTTCAAACCCTTATCAGAAGATGATTTTCATAAATTACTCAAAAATTTCTAAAACTTTTCTTCCTTGGCGCAAGTAAATTAGCAAGCTGTATGTTATGCTTGACGTATAGGGAATCAAAAAAGCAAAAGTATGAGGTAAATTCCAGCCCTTTACTGTTGCCTTAGCACAGACAAGTAAATCCGCCACGGCTTTGTGTAAATGTAGCAAGAAATCAGCTAATGAAGCAGGATAGCGGCCTCCTTAATAACTTGAAATCAATCAGAACGCGCTTAGGGATGAGCCAGCAAGATTTGGCAAACATCGCTGGTGTGACTCGTCAGACAATTAGTGGTGTAGAGTCGGGACAATATGCTCCCTCAGTGGCGATCGCACTTCGCATAGCTAAGGCTCTTGGTTGTCAAGTTGAGGATCTATTCTGGCTAGATCAAGACTTACCGGAAATCGAAGCCATACTTACAAAACCTGTACCCACTAATCAATCTCTGCGCCTGAGTTTGGCAAGGGTAGGGGGACAATGGATAGCTTATCCCTTATTGGGTAAAGATGCCTTTCGTCAAGATATGATTCCGGCAGATGCGGAGGGTATAAGCCAAACAGGTAGCGGTAAAGTGCAGGTGAGGCTGTTAGATGATAACTTGGCAGCACTGCATAACACAGTGGTGATTGCTGGTTGTGCGCCTGTAATTGCTCTGTGGGCAAGAGCTACCGAACGCTGGCATCCACAACTGCGAGTGCATTTTACCTTTGCCAACAGCATAGATGCGTTGCAGAGTCTATGCAGAGGTGAAGCACACATTGCCGGGATGCACTTGTATGATCCCAAAACTGGGGAGCATAACGTGCCGTTTGCCCGTGAAATCTTGGCAGGAAGAGAAGCTGTGTTAATTACTCTGGGCTTATGGGAAGAAGGGCTGTTAGTCCCATCCGGTAATCCCAAGGGTTTCAAAACACTCAGCGATGTAGTAGAAGCACAAGCAACCATTGTCAATCGCGAAGTTGGTGCTGGTAGTCGAATGCTCTTAGAACAACAACTGCGACAAGAAAACATACCGTTTGAAGCAGTCAAAGGATTTGAGCAGATTGCCACTAGCCATCAAGATGTTGCCCAAGCTGTCGCACTAGGGTTTGTGGATGCAGGTATTAGTACAGCATCCGTTGCTGCTACCTTTGGCTTGGGTTTTGTACCTCTGCATCAATCAAGATACGATTTAGTAATTCTCAAGGAATATTTAGAAGAAGCACCTATACAACAGTTGTTGAGTACATTAGGTCATCGCCTGGTTCACTCACAACTAGAAGTTCTCGGTGGCTATGACATTACGAAAATTGGGGAAGTTGTAGCAACTGTTTAGGAAGTGCTGAGTAATGAGTGCTGAGTGGGGAGTATAGAGTAGGTATTTTCTCTCCTCTGCTTCCCCTACACCCCTGCTTTTTGAAAGGTCGGTAATAGTTGGAATATTGTACGAGCGATCGCACCTGTGAAATGAAGATAATATTGCGATCGCCTGACCGAAAAACTTCAATCACCACTTGAATATGTTTTGGATGTTAACTGCTGTGGCAGTAGAACGCGCACCTCCTAAGACGTTCTACAAACGGTCACGTCTGAACGCTTCATATTGCAGATCCACCAAGATTCAACAACAATTGCTGGGAGACTAAATCATTATGTCTGACGACAGAATTAGACAGATAGCTTTTTACGGGAAAGGCGGTATTGGTAAATCTACCACATCCCAAAACACCCTCGCTGCAATGGCAGAAATGGGTAAGCGAATTTTGATTGTCGGATGCGATCCCAAAGCCGACTCTACCCGCTTGATTCTCCACTGTAAAGCTCAAACCACCGTGTTGCACCTAGCTGCTGAAAAAGGTGCAGTTGAAGACTTGGAACTAGAAGAAGTCGTTATTGAAGGCTTCCGTGGTATCAGATGTGTAGAATCTGGTGGTCCCGAACCCGGTGTAGGTTGTGCTGGTCGTGGTATCATCACCGCCATCAACTTCTTAGAAGAAAATGGTGCTTATCAAAACCTAGACTTTGTATCCTACGACGTATTAGGTGACGTTGTGTGTGGTGGTTTCGCCATGCCAATTCGGGAAGGGAAAGCGCAAGAAATCTACATCGTTACCTCTGGGGAAATGATGGCGATGTTTGCCGCCAATAACATTTCTCGCGGTATTCTCAAATATGCTCACTCCGGTGGTGTGCGTTTAGGTGGCTTGATTTGTAACAGCCGTAAAACTGACCGGGAATGGGACTTAATTAGTGAATTAGCAAAACGAATCAGCACTCAAATGATTCACTTCGTCCCTCGGAATAATATTGTGCAGCACGCCGAGTTACGTCGGATGACTGTGAACGAGTATGCACCTGATAGTGATCAGGCTCATGAATATCGTGCATTAGCTACGAAAATTATCAACAATGACTTCATGGCTGTTCCTACTCCTCTAGAGATGGATGAGCTAGAAGACTTGTTGATTGAGTTCGGTATCCTCGAAAGCGATGAACAAGTGCAAAAATTGACCGCCACAGCACAAGCGCAAGAAGAACAAGAAAAGATACAAGAAGATGCTGAAGGCGAAGCACTGGAAGCGTTAGCAAAAGGTAACGTCGAAATCGTTTCTGGTGACA carries:
- a CDS encoding substrate-binding domain-containing protein, which translates into the protein MKQDSGLLNNLKSIRTRLGMSQQDLANIAGVTRQTISGVESGQYAPSVAIALRIAKALGCQVEDLFWLDQDLPEIEAILTKPVPTNQSLRLSLARVGGQWIAYPLLGKDAFRQDMIPADAEGISQTGSGKVQVRLLDDNLAALHNTVVIAGCAPVIALWARATERWHPQLRVHFTFANSIDALQSLCRGEAHIAGMHLYDPKTGEHNVPFAREILAGREAVLITLGLWEEGLLVPSGNPKGFKTLSDVVEAQATIVNREVGAGSRMLLEQQLRQENIPFEAVKGFEQIATSHQDVAQAVALGFVDAGISTASVAATFGLGFVPLHQSRYDLVILKEYLEEAPIQQLLSTLGHRLVHSQLEVLGGYDITKIGEVVATV
- the nifH gene encoding nitrogenase iron protein, coding for MSDDRIRQIAFYGKGGIGKSTTSQNTLAAMAEMGKRILIVGCDPKADSTRLILHCKAQTTVLHLAAEKGAVEDLELEEVVIEGFRGIRCVESGGPEPGVGCAGRGIITAINFLEENGAYQNLDFVSYDVLGDVVCGGFAMPIREGKAQEIYIVTSGEMMAMFAANNISRGILKYAHSGGVRLGGLICNSRKTDREWDLISELAKRISTQMIHFVPRNNIVQHAELRRMTVNEYAPDSDQAHEYRALATKIINNDFMAVPTPLEMDELEDLLIEFGILESDEQVQKLTATAQAQEEQEKIQEDAEGEALEALAKGNVEIVSGDKK